The sequence GTTTTACTATTAAAACCAACTAAACCCAAATCGAGACCTGGCTAGACCCAAGGCAAACCAACCTTAACCGGGTCCATCACATGGCTGTGATCCAACCCGACTAGACCCAATTTTTAACCGGGTCCAAAAGGTGATACTTTAACCGGACTCTATTTCTTAGGGGATCCAATAAATGAGACCTGGACCATTAGAATCAGGTATTGTCAATCAGGTACCAGTGCTTGCGTCCGAGTAGATTGAGGGCTGAACGTGTCATGTGGAGTCATTTAGTCTTTTAACCATGTTTACTGTGATCAAACACGATGGTTATGGTCACTAGCTTCTCATACGGAATAAAATGTTCTGTATTGAGTGGGATTAGATTAATGATCTGGGACGGAGGGTGAGATTGGTACACAACTGGTCCACTTCTGCATTTAGCCTAATGTTATTCCTAGGGTGATATTAGTTTCAGAAATATTTTGTATACGAGAGTGGATATTGGATTTTCCATTTAGAAAAGAATATGGAAATTGACAAGTATATCATGAACGTACCAAACACATTGAGGCTAATGAATAAATGGCTTAGATATTGCACTTATCTACTACACTGGAACATGTTCATGAGTTGACGTGAcgaagctccgtgggcccacatgatgtatttattatttccattgaccattcatttggtgatatcattttagggaattagcccaaaaattagccatatccaaagctcaagtgaaccaaccCACAAAAACAGTGGCGAGGATGATGATTCACAACATTGAAGCATTCCTAgtgtccactatgatgtttgtttgccatccaaactgttcataagtcacGCAGACATGAATGaacggaaaaaacaaatatcagatccaaaacttctatgaccccaagaaggtttcaatggtagacgttcaatccctgctgctttctacagtgtggtccacttgagctttggatctgtctattttttgggctcaaccctcaAAAAGTTCtcgccaatggatggacggtttggatataacatatacatcatggtagagctcacagaacttggtgatgttaacACCATAGAGGGAGGTCGTGTGTCACACACGCTACCCGTTTCCTAGAACATGTGGTGGCACGTGCATTAACTAACTAATATATGTGTGGGCTTAACAAACACCAGCATGAAACAATGTTAAGGatcttatttaaaaaataaataaattaatgtaTTGGTCTTGCTACATTCTTGTCATTTTATGGCCAACATATGGATGATCTGGAGTGGTCTATCAACATACTTAtcaagatatgctccatccatgatgggtccaATGATTTAAAAGGTCTGGATTGATGTGCAAATACAACGCGTGTACATTGGATGAATGACTGTTGCTTTAAAATGGTGGCTAAACTAGGAGTCGGAGATACAGCCTTGCCAAAGCAAGGAGCGGCTAGATGATGATAGTTAGGATGGGGCATAACCCAAAAGAAGATAATAGAACTTGGACGACTCCCCATTCTACTTTTAGCCATTCATGTGATGCCCATcacttggatggttaggatttactTGAGATCTGCTTGATTCCAGAGACATGCATTATCCACCCAGCTTTTTAACAATGCAAACGTAATTTCCTgcaagattctctctctctctctctctctctctctcaaacgtAATTTCCTgcaagattctctctctctctctctctctctctctctctctctttgttatgCATGTTTAGCCAACGAGTTTCCTTTTGCAAAACAATTCTCAGTAAATAATTTCCTCCTCTTCTGGAAAGCCCATGTGGAAGCCACTatccccttcctcatcttcagcaCTGAGAAACACCATCTACAGAACAAAGAATGTCTAGTACTACACACACATGGCagcttgtgtgagacccaaaccTTCCATCAGGGGGGCCTTattactgataccttgtccaaaAGATTTGGATGATGTTCACACTCATACAAAAGATGATTGGCCGCTAAGAGAAAACTAACATCATGTTCCACATTCAACATGTACACAGCCCATGCCCCATCCAATGATCATAATGACATGAGTTTTGGCACAAACAATctacttggtgaggcccacctgctgagCTTCTTGGGTATCAGACATACCACAATTCCATTTCCATGTTTCAATTCTTGCATGCATAGAATCAAGCACTTTCCTCCCATTCTGTCCTCTATATACCATTTTCCCCCACTTATATAatgagaagaaagaattgaaaagcTCGATGTGGAAAAGGCAATTTCtgcgatgttttttttttttttttttcaagagaaaACTCGAGGCCAGACAAGCAACAGCAAAAGGCAAGTTAAAGAAGACCAGGAAAgagcaagaaggaaagaaaatgatGGGCGGGCCTACCACCCAGAGACATCTAACCAAAAACAGTAGAATCCCAATCTCTTGTCATTGATTAGTAAGACATCCCAAGGAAATCCGGCAGCACCATAGCCAACTCAAGAACTATGGATGTGATGTGCCCCATCAGCAACGAAATGCAGCGCCTGTGAGAGGGATTTGGAACACTCTTCAGGTGGCTGCCACTGCCCAAGTTTCACACATCAAGTGAGCAACACGTACACTAAAGATAGTTGATCGATCCACTTTTCTCATACATCCacgtcccacctgatgagtggaactTGATTCTTGGACCGGGCATGTTCATGAGGGGTTTGCTCAAATACATCTGTATACATTgagactttagcctttgaatttgGGTCGTCCTCAACCGTTTGTATGACACATCTCACTTTTTTAAAGAGaacattctgaaaaaaaaaactacattgaCGAAACAAACTGCATAAGCCTTTTAATAACAGTACATGCCAACCTGGATTCCTCAACCTTATGGTCAGAGACAAATCCTGCTCCTAATAAGGAATGCTCAAGATTGCCCATGACGAATCTCACTTTCTATGGTGGAAAGACAAACAAATAAAAGCTCTCAGTCGGATTGTTTCAACCCCTCAATGGTATGGctatttttgttttgaacatgaaTGGTCACCATAACCTCTGTATAATAAAttggttgaaatattcaatctgaaATTTTGTTGGGCATCCCTCATCCAAAGGAAGCCCTAACAAATAAACAGTTGGTGTCATTAAAAAAAGGCCCAGATCCAATGGCTAGAGTCCCAGCATATCATATCGTAATACATTGGGATATATTCATGCAAACCTCTGTTCATGGTGGAACCCTCTTAAGGCTTGTGCAAATCTTGCATAAGTGCGTGCCTATGGCACGGGTCCTACAAATCACCAAATCAAATCTCTCCTTCACGAAACACCTGGACACTTCTCAAACAAGATAGGGCCCTGCCAAGGATATTCAACCTAGATGAATTGAGAAAGTATACTCTTCCTGGCAGGTGCGAGGGATACTCTTCATTACAAAGGCCCCACTGAAAACATCCCTTCCAATCTACTCATCATCTGTAAGGTTGTAGAAATAAATTGGGCAACATTTCACATTCAACATACACACATGACCCAACTGATGAATGTTGGGTCACACTAATTCTAGGGCTAGGGCATGTTCCCGGTGGGTGATCCTAACAAACCAAGTGGATCACACAGCCATTTGTCGGACTTGAACTGTGCTGCATGGATTTCCTTTGCATTTCTCAACAAAATACAGATGATCCTGAAATAGAATGAGGAGTTCAGCTAAAGTAAATGGTGCCTGATAAGAAAAAAGATAACGATAGAAAATGGGGTCCAAAGAATCAAAGTCTCCGCTACCAGCAAAAACATCTAGTTTACCAAAACATTTAGAAATCGGGTCATATGCGTACCTTTACTGACTACAAAACAGAACCTGAAACTGAAACACAACAATCTGACAAATCTCAATAATGTATTTACTTAACTCCATGGAACCTAAAATGACATCAACCATTCTGCAACATTTTCTGTTCTCCCTAGCGGTGCTGGGAATAATCAAAGCTTAAGGGTTGCTGATAGAAGGGCGCCTGCGGAGACATCAGACCAAATAAGAACCAGATGATAATAAAGCAGTTAGGACTAGTCTGGATGCTCAATCGGATTGAATTGCTGTAAACcaattcaataaagaggaaatCGCAAAAGTGGGAGTGGTGACATTCAGTGATCTGATGGGCCTACTCCTGGAAAATCATCTTTATTTGAGCATACAAACCACTTGATGTCTGATGGGCTGTGAATTGTTCTTTAAACCATCTAACCACAAGacaatctctctctcattttggtGGGTAAGATGTGGAGACTGCCCTCCCTTGATCTATGGGATAAAACCCGATCTTGGATATCTCTGGCCTTTTTTTTCAATTGAAAGTGGATAGTTGCTGTAAATTCTATTAGTGTGCATTTGGTAGCaccaaatatcaagaaatttcacGACTAATCAGTCTATTtggtgcaaaatttcatgatatcttgTGAAATTTGGTACAACCGAACACACCCTTGACCATGCATTTGTATAGGCCCATATTGACGGGTTTCATCCAGTTGGATTTTCCAATCTGGAAGATTTCCAGGCCATCCCCCATCCTCAATGGAGTTCATCATGTCAACCACTTGGATCACagaaccaagggcccaatacgcATTGTATTCTGCTTGCTGACAGGCTGTATATTGGCTGATGAGCAAGACCTTAATATTCCCTTTGGTCGTTTCCTCTTCATTGAGTTCACTCATTGCGATTCATTTCgatttgagcatccaaatgcactcTAAAGCTTTGGCCATTTATCATGACAGAAGTGTGCCTACCTGAAAAACGGCTTGTCTGAAATGCTCACAGGATTGTGCGTACATCATAGCAGGGCTCGGCCAGTGAAGATAGACCGGATCCCTTGGAGGCTGGTTTGATCCAACGGTACAGAAGGGGTTCATGACTGTATTTGAGGGCCTGTAGTTCATGGAAGCTTGGGTCCCTGGCAACTGACCCAACTGGGGATAACCAGTTTTATATTGAACAAAAGGGGGATGGAGCATGGTAAATGGACCTGAGCTGAAATTCTGATTGTGCGTGAGGCTCCTAGCATACCTGTGACAGTTTGTGCACCACATCAGTTTCaatgaagagaaaaataaagGATCTTTGTTTTTGCAACTTGAAGGACATTCCAGTGAAGAGGATTATGAATCCtgctcttttcttctttccttttcttttcttatttttctttccgAAATGGTAATAACCTTTATTAAAGATAGGATTGAGAATCGTGCTCAAGACCTTTgatcttcatttaaaaaaaaaaaaaaaaaatcatgttcaaGGAACATGTGCAAGAATGTGAGACCAgtgtgagatccaggccattcatcaggtggtccgCTCCATGAACATGACATGCAATTATGCCGATATGCTAATTAGATGGCCCACATACGTACGTTGGATGAGGACCTTCGATGAATTTACATCCATATTTTTATCATACAGCAAACCGCAAGATGAGAAGATCAGTCAGATTTAGTTTATGCCATGGTATCATCACAGTGGGACAAACCTGATGAACAGCCTGATATACATTTCCATGCTTGGACGGGGATGGGCTACATGCATGTTGTATGTGGACCACAGGTGAATTTAGATCCAGCTTTATCATACCCGTATGGCTCGCCTGATGAGCAAgctggcctgatttttatgccagGGCATGTTCAAGGTGTGACAGCTGATGAACGATcttaatctcacacatgttggcACACTCCGACATGTGCCACAAAGATGTTTCTCAATGCTCTTCACTTGGATGCCCTTGCAGAGGGATAATGGGTGAAAGATCAATGAACTGCATTCTGCaaggatgggcctcacacactAACTATTAATGTGGTGGACTGTACCTATCGTAACTCCGATCATAGTCTGGGTCACTACGGTCCTTCTCCCTATCTCTGAAAATAGCAACTCTGGAGGTGCTATCTTTTGTGCTAATTTTCTCGGGTTCCTCTGTGGCGTTCCTGTATCCAACACTGTCTTCTCTGGTCAAACAAAAGCTTCTTCCATCAGAGGCAGCTGGAGAAGACATGTCTTCCACATCTGGACTGCTAGGACTACTGAAGATGCGTGCCCGTGCCCTGTCATACTGTTCCTTCCTCTCTTCTACAGTTCTAGCTGAACTCCGTTTTATCCCAACTTCAGTGGAATCATTTGGTGAAGCATTACTCTGCCTTGGCCTAATAGCAATCTTGATTTTTTCCAGCTTGTCGCCCTCTGGCTGCTTCAGAGGAATGTCCTTCAATGCAACCGCTGGGCTCCTACTTTCGCCTGTCTTCCTCACTATGATTCCGCTTCCAGAACTATCTATGCCATTGTCTGCTACAGTTGATTGTAGGCAATAGTGTTGGGCAACACGATGAGCCGCAAGCCGAAGATACGAAGTTGGAAAATGTGGGAACTCGAATTGATGCTGATCGGGGTTCTGCATGAACCTTTGAATATCCAACTCCATCCGCAGAACTAAAGAAAGCAGTCAGTTAAAaggaataagtttttttttttaaaaaaaacgtaACACTACCAGGATTGAACCCTGGACCACTCACTCACACCACACTGTCTTTACCAGGTCATTTAATGAGCGGGAGACAGTTAAAAGGAATAAGGTCTGGCAACAtccttaaaattaaaaaatggtGACCCAAACTATATGGTGTGCATTTGTTCACCACATCAGTATTTAAACTTCTAACGTGCATTTTAAACCACCACATTGCGGTGTGCAGACTTCCAAACAAACATGGTGCATTGCAATTGGGGAGAAGGGAACCTACATTAAAACCAGGCTTCTATTTCGCCCTTTTTTTTCCTGTTGCAATTGGGGAGAAGGGAACCTACATTAAAACCAGGCTTCTATTTCGCCCTTTTTTTCCTGTTGCAATTGGGGAGAAGGGAACCTACATTAAAACCAAGCTTCTATTTCGTCCTTTTTTCCTGCTGCAAAATCTCAAATGACATACAGACAGGGAAAGTTCCCGAACACATATCACTTGCATTTTGGTGCTAGCTTATCATGACGGCCTTGGAAATAAGTAACTACCAAACACACCTGTAATCAGGTTCCTTTTCAACTTCCTTCTCTTCTTCACATTCATATGGTTAAGAGTCATGGTGCAAAAGCTGTCTCAAGTAGAAAACATGAGTAACCAGATTTGCCAATCACATCTCTAAGCCATTGCAAGACTTAAGGCACCAACAATTACGCACCAGCACTCCCTAGGGACGAAACTTAAAAATACTGATGTAATCAACTTTTATGAATTATAATCAAGAATCACTTCTGAGTCCACTATAAGTTCTGGACTTAAACTAAAGAGTGGAAGTGAAAAACTGACAGTAGATAATCACCCAGGTAGTTTACCGCTCCAGACTTCCAACAACAGTAAGCCTAACAGATACATCGATTCCACGGAAAGGAAATGGAATTCCCAATTATTATGATATCATTATTTCCATCTCAATCGTCTCCACACGAATCTCAGCGTAGGATGCTTGTTTGGCTATGATAGGAAATGTCGTGTCGGAAATCTAATCATTGCCTTCCCTCCTCCCACTTaccaaaaaaaattgaaatccaCTGCCTCATGCCTCATATGACTACCACCTCATGAGTTTTCATTGTACCGTGACTGCCCATCCCTTGCACCTGTATTAGTCACACTCGTGACTTGGATGGAAGAAAGCCCCGGGGCCAAATACCCTTTAACCTCCCGCCaactgtggcccaccgtgatgtttgcgtCATATCCACTCATTCCGAGCACTCTCGGCAGCTCAATTTACAAAGGAAGAGCAAACATTAGGGAGATCCAACATtcgtgtggggcacaccatgacaagcagtggggattgaaacaCATGGCTGAAATCCTCATGGGGTCCACAGTCATCTTTACAGCCCATCCAACGCATTCATCAGGTGATtcccacctggatgaagagtaaagaGAATTGCTTCATCAACAACATCTTATATGGgcccaataatttttcaatggtgggaaatGGGGAAGTAAAATCATTGCACAGATATTAATGACAGTTGACAagatatgtttcatccaactcCAAACACAGAGAGAGTCTGAAGTGTAATATGCAGGCGCTTCATACAACTTCAAATTCTTGCTACAACCATTTTGCATTCTCTAGCGGGATGATATCAAAAGAAAAACCATCAAGCGTAGGACtacttgagaagaaaaaaaatttggaATAACTAGCGATTTTTATGCAACTAGgatattcaatgaatctatctCCATCCCAAAGCTTGGAAAATATTATTTCTCTTCCTCCCATTTTCCAGGTGATGGAAAAAGATTTATGCATCTCCTCCTTTGAGCCAAATAGCTCTAAGATTCTGTCTAAAATAAAACTCTTCACGTATGAGGGTTTAAGGAAGTCCGCCATTAAGTTCTTCTCAATTCTCATTTATCTTGAGTTCATTCAAAGCAACTCAGAATACTCTGCGATCAATTGTCAACGTCATTCAGAATCTTTATCATCCTTGCGGCAATGTTTTTTTTGGATCGCTCTCACTGGGTCAAGGCTATGAAGGTGATAATGACCTCTCTTGACCAAAGGAAAGATTTTTCTCACATCTTGGATGCAAAGAGCATTGGAGATGAAAGCTTTCTACTCCACAAGGATCGATGTAtcaacatacaatcttctcctcAATGTATGATCTCATCATCCCCTATCgttttcatttattattataatttttttttgaatatccAACTATTAGGGAACTGAGCAATAACCCTTGAAATTGCCGATTCCATTACATGCCTTTTAGCCCTACTAAAAACCTCCGAGACTCACTTTGCCCAATTCATGAAGCATCCACTGTTCCTTTCTCGCCAAAGTTACCATATCCCCACTAGTAGGCAAAGTCGCCAAACTTTTTTCTCAATCTTCACCACACCCCCATCATGCCACAGAAAGAAGAGCTGATTAATGGACCTCTGCATGACCCAAGCTAATCCAAACAAATTGAAGAAGTAATTCCACAACCTATTTGCGAACGAACAATGGATAAAAAGGTGATTCACCGATTCCTCATCATGAAAGCACATTAAGCAAATATTTGGAAGAATCGTGCTTCTCTTGCGAAAGTTGTCCACTGTTAACACCTtattgcatcccacaagccaaaCTAGAGCCGCTACCTTTGTAGGAGCACCATGCCGCCACACATATGCTGATTGATTCACCCTTCACTTCTATCACCTCCCCCGAACATATTGTATAGGGACTTCATTGAGAATATAACAGACTTTTCTTTTAACCAAACCAACGAGTCCCCTTCTAATAGCACAGGTAGCATCTTGGAGAGCAGAACCAACAAATTGATCGTCTCCTCTAATTCTTCATCATCTAAATTCCTCCTATAAGGCGGGGCCCAAGTAACTTCTTTGCCTTGCATGCTAAAATACCTTTCAACCAATAAATTATCCTCTACAAAAACACCAACCTAGGGAAAAGAACACTTGAGTTTTGCTCCTCCACCTAGGTATCCTCCAAGAACCTAATCTCCTTTCCAGTGCCCAAGGAAAATCCTATCCCTTCTCacacttcattttttagctaTGCCACTTACTTCCAAAGATATAAGGCCCTATCATTGAAGAGGCCCAAGTCCAACTACTTCCTTCTTACACCCCATATTTCCTACCCACCACCACTTCCACAAACTATCCTCTTCcaccccaaatctccaaatccatttgcTTAACAATGCAAGATTCATTACCTCCAAGGTCCTAAGACCGTCTCCCCCTTGATCCCAACACTTACAAACATCTTCCCATTTCATGAGATGAGATTTGTGTTTATCTTCCACTCCCTTCCAAAAAATCCCGccgaatggtttttttttttttttctaatttgacCAATTGACGCAGGACGGAATGACCTAACCTAATATGATTCCATGAAATTAAAAAACATATTAACTAGAGCAATGAACAataaaataaagctaatttaccaaaaattcaaaattttcagattCACGAAATGACCAAAATTCAAGCCCACAACAGTCCCGCAATGCGAATCTCATAAATTACTGATTAACCAGACTTATAGGAGATAGAACCCCCATCCTAGCATAGGGTCAAATttgaattcaatggaaatcatgtgTCTTGTAACAGTTTTAACATGTGGGGTTTTTTAAAGGCTAGGGAATGTGGGAAATGGGTTTGGGGCATCTAGGCTTAGATGAATTAGGATTTGGAACATTAGGGTTAAGGTTTCGGGAGGTTTCCGGTAAGGATTTCAGATTTTGGGTCTAAGGAATTTAGGATTTGGGGTTTCTAGAATTGGGAATATGGGTTTCAAGTTATGGGAttagggatttatgatttggacaagagattttggaatttgggaaatTTGGGAAGATTAGGATTATGGTTTTAGAAATTTAtggttagggttttaggattttgaaaactaggtttggatggattaggggttgtaaaaagaggaagaatgaagatttaaaagaagaagaaagaagaagaagaagtagaaaggagacgaagaaggaagaaaagaaaaagatgagaGAAAATGATACCTTGTTGAGAAGAGACAAGTACAAAAGATGACTAGGGAATTGCTCCTCGTGGTTTCGCACCACCAATCCAATCacaagatttttttattatttattttattttattttattttattttattttgctcaATCTCAAAGCAAAATGAGAGAAATCTTTTTAATTCATAATATGCATAATGGCTAGGGTGGGGACGTCCAACCCTTTATAAtctcagaaaagaccttttacaaaaaggcgGTCCcatataagattctcaacataaagacacttaatgaattaaaagttgTTTCTAACTCcttaatctcaacacaaatatgagctataccaaaaataacgacacatataaacaaactaaacaactaaactatttcgtgacCTATGGGGGTTTAtgatcaagatgtccaatgatgataatccaacggtccaatcatcgtGTCCACTCGATCAATGGcccgatgtgtccatcaagctcctatatgcagcccacgtgcatcttcccagtgtggggtcctCAAAGATGTACGAACATGCACTTGGGGTCTTCAACATGGCTAGGAATGGGACCCTTAAAAGACACAAATCTTCCAAATTAAATGTAAATTTAATACCCGTGTCAAGTGGAAGACAAAGAACATACGCATCGTGACCTGAAACTTTCTGAACCTGTGATGAGAGTTAAACACATATCTTGTACGTTTCATTACTCATGCTAATCTGTTTTCTAATTTCAACATGTGAATCATGGACATGACGTATAAATTCATTTGTGGACTCTGATGACCTATGAGACTAACGTGAGAATAAGATCTATGGGCTTCCTAGTTTCATCTACTTGCCTTTTCAGATCCGTTTCTTCTGCAAGACTCATTTGTtcatgaggaaggtttggtagagttaaCATGGAGACAAGATCTAGGGCATGTTGGATGTCCCGCACATGTGTCAACTCATCCATTATGTCCTTTGGGATAACATCACTAGACTCCTCCAATACCGAACTCACCTTAGGTGGTAACTG is a genomic window of Magnolia sinica isolate HGM2019 chromosome 15, MsV1, whole genome shotgun sequence containing:
- the LOC131228027 gene encoding uncharacterized protein LOC131228027 → MWRKVVSILPTQRERGGRAVQEGLGIPLSLSKMESPPSSLAYAPLVHDGVDPFLMEALQNPRHRLTVLRMELDIQRFMQNPDQHQFEFPHFPTSYLRLAAHRVAQHYCLQSTVADNGIDSSGSGIIVRKTGESRSPAVALKDIPLKQPEGDKLEKIKIAIRPRQSNASPNDSTEVGIKRSSARTVEERKEQYDRARARIFSSPSSPDVEDMSSPAASDGRSFCLTREDSVGYRNATEEPEKISTKDSTSRVAIFRDREKDRSDPDYDRSYDRYARSLTHNQNFSSGPFTMLHPPFVQYKTGYPQLGQLPGTQASMNYRPSNTVMNPFCTVGSNQPPRDPVYLHWPSPAMMYAQSCEHFRQAVFQAPFYQQPLSFDYSQHR